One region of Chanodichthys erythropterus isolate Z2021 chromosome 19, ASM2448905v1, whole genome shotgun sequence genomic DNA includes:
- the adprm gene encoding manganese-dependent ADP-ribose/CDP-alcohol diphosphatase, with translation MVCSTNRPSFRYHYMTNSELALFKLHARNLQRIYDLFIQREMEDRARALFTFGIIADIQYADIDDGSNYRRTRRRFYRNSIELLRNAMRDWEERRVSCVLQLGDVIDGHNKSRDASEQALETVVKELEKCSVDVHHVWGNHEFYNFRREALLASPLNSAAKAEAGSDLLADDIYAYAFSPAPNFRFVLLDAYDMSVIGRDESSEKHKQSLKLLQQHNSNPDLNQPPVYGLEQRFVKFNGGFSPEQLLWLDEVLTLADQKQEKVTVFSHLPVHPDSTDPICLAWNYEELLSVLRSHKSVVCFMAGHDHDGGYCTDTSGVHHITLEGVIETRPDSNAFGTVYVYEDRMLLKGSGRTEDRVLKYP, from the exons ATGGTATGTTCCACGAACCGGCCAAGCTTTCGCTATCATTACATGACAAACTCTGAACTGGCTCTGTTTAAACTACATGCTCGGAATCTGCAGAGAATTTATGATCTATTTATCCAGCGGGAGATGGAGGATCGTGCGCGAGCGCTGTTTACTTTCGGGATCATCGCCGACATCCAGTACGCAGATATAGACGACGGGTCAAACTATCGGAGGACGCGGAGACGCTTTTACAGGAACAGCATTGAGCTGCTGCGGAACGCGATGCGGGACTGGGAGGAGCGGCGCGTCAGCTGCGTCCTTCAGCTGGGAGACGTTATTGACGGCCACAACAAGAGCCGTGACGCGTCGGAACAAGCGCTCGAGACTGTTGTGAAGGAGCTTGAGAAATGTTCAGTGGATGTGCATCATGTGTGGGGAAATCACGAGTTTTACAACTTCCGCAGGGAAGCTCTCCTCGCCTCTCCGCTGAACAGCGCAGCGAAAGCTGAAGCCGGAAGTGACCTCCTCGCGGACGACATTTACGCGTATGCATTCAGCCCCGCCCCCAACTTTCGATTCGTGCTTCTGGACGCGTACGACATGAGCGTCATCGGGAGAGACGAAAGCAGCGAGAAGCACAAGCAGTCCCTGAAACTGCTGCAGCAGCACAACAGCAACCCTGACCTCAACCAGCCTCCAG TTTATGGGTTGGAACAAAGGTTTGTGAAATTCAATGGAGGATTCAGCCCAGAGCAGCTTCTGTGGCTGGATGAAGTCTTAACTCTTGCTGACCAGAAGCAGGAGAAAGTAACTGTCTTCA GTCATCTCCCCGTTCACCCAGACTCCACGGACCCCATCTGTCTGGCCTGGAACTACGAGGAGCTGCTGTCTGTCCTGCGCTCTCATAAGAGCGTGGTGTGCTTCATGGCGGGACACGACCATGACGGAGGATACTGCACGGACACGTCCGGCGTTCACCACATCACGCTGGAGGGGGTGATCGAGACCCGTCCTGATAGTAACGCCTTCGGGACGGTTTACGTCTACGAGGACCGGAtgcttctgaagggcagtgGCAGGACAGAAGACAGAGTCCTCAAGTATCCATGA